In Nonomuraea sp. NBC_00507, the following are encoded in one genomic region:
- a CDS encoding SIS domain-containing protein: protein MTTHTEAEIASQPSCWRRAIEDVPVDVLPRRGERVAVVGCGTSWFIAMAYATLRERAGHGETDAFAASEFPAGRRYDRVLALSRSGTTTEVLELLARIDTATTAITADPTTPIMTAADEVVVLDYADERSVVQTRFATTQLALLRAGLGEDLTQAIADAEEAVAAPLPDTLVEAEQFSFLGIGWSVGLAQEAALKMREASRSWTEAYPAMEYRHGPISIAAPGRVTWMLGAAPGGLRAQVEQTGGTFVESGLDPMAELIRAQRVAVARAFARGLDPDEPMHLTRSVILSS from the coding sequence GTGACCACCCACACCGAGGCCGAGATCGCGTCCCAGCCGTCGTGCTGGCGGCGGGCCATCGAGGACGTTCCCGTCGACGTGCTCCCCCGCCGGGGCGAGCGGGTCGCCGTCGTGGGCTGCGGCACGTCGTGGTTCATCGCGATGGCGTACGCGACCCTGCGCGAGCGCGCCGGGCACGGCGAGACCGACGCCTTCGCCGCCTCCGAGTTCCCCGCCGGCCGCCGCTACGACCGCGTGCTGGCGTTGTCCCGCTCGGGCACCACGACGGAGGTCTTGGAGCTGCTGGCCCGGATCGACACGGCGACCACGGCCATCACCGCCGACCCCACGACCCCGATCATGACGGCCGCCGACGAGGTCGTGGTGCTCGACTACGCCGACGAGCGGTCGGTCGTGCAGACCAGGTTCGCCACCACGCAGCTCGCCCTGCTGCGTGCGGGCCTCGGCGAGGACCTCACGCAGGCGATCGCCGACGCCGAGGAGGCCGTGGCCGCGCCGCTGCCGGACACGCTGGTCGAGGCCGAGCAGTTCAGCTTCCTGGGCATCGGCTGGTCGGTCGGGCTGGCGCAGGAGGCGGCGTTGAAGATGCGCGAGGCGTCCCGATCATGGACGGAGGCCTACCCGGCCATGGAATACCGGCACGGCCCCATCAGCATCGCCGCGCCCGGGCGCGTGACATGGATGCTCGGCGCCGCCCCCGGCGGCCTGCGGGCACAGGTCGAGCAGACCGGCGGGACGTTCGTCGAGAGCGGGCTCGACCCGATGGCCGAGCTGATCCGCGCCCAGCGCGTGGCCGTCGCCAGGGCCTTCGCGCGTGGGCTGGACCCTGACGAGCCCATGCACCTCACGCGATCTGTGATCCTTTCCTCATGA
- a CDS encoding 1-phosphofructokinase family hexose kinase, which yields MILTVTLNMALDVTYEVPSVDWDGVNRVGAVHRRAGGKGVNVARVLAALGRQVLVTGLVGGPTGRAIEEDLASAGLRSELCRIAGDSRTTLAVCETAGPAAPQEPAAPHESAAPHEKVATRRTALFNEPGPDVTPDELAGFVRRYTSLAREADVVVLSGSLPRGVPADIYATLAGIPDAPVIVDADGDPLRHAPKGRPAVVKPNAEELARAFPGGQGAQEVRSQGAEAVVVSMGADGLLAVTGEGTFRARMPYTVVGNPTGAGDALVAGLAMDVGRPWPDRLRRAAALGAAAVAAPVAGAFDRDVYAAIHPQIVIT from the coding sequence ATGATCCTCACCGTGACGCTCAATATGGCGCTCGACGTGACCTATGAGGTGCCTTCCGTCGACTGGGACGGGGTCAACCGGGTCGGCGCCGTGCACCGGCGCGCGGGCGGCAAGGGCGTCAACGTGGCCCGCGTGCTGGCCGCGCTCGGCCGGCAGGTGCTGGTCACCGGCCTGGTGGGCGGGCCCACCGGCCGGGCCATCGAGGAGGACCTGGCGTCGGCGGGACTGCGGAGCGAGCTGTGCCGCATCGCCGGCGACTCCCGCACGACGCTGGCCGTCTGCGAGACCGCCGGCCCGGCCGCCCCGCAAGAGCCCGCCGCCCCGCATGAGTCGGCCGCCCCGCACGAGAAGGTCGCGACCCGCCGCACGGCCCTGTTCAACGAGCCCGGGCCCGACGTCACACCCGACGAACTGGCCGGCTTCGTGCGGCGCTACACGTCCCTGGCGCGGGAGGCGGACGTGGTGGTCCTCTCGGGCAGCCTGCCGCGCGGTGTGCCCGCCGACATCTACGCCACGCTCGCCGGCATCCCCGACGCGCCCGTGATCGTGGACGCGGACGGCGACCCCCTGCGCCACGCGCCCAAGGGCCGCCCCGCCGTCGTCAAACCCAACGCCGAGGAGCTGGCCAGGGCCTTTCCCGGCGGACAGGGCGCGCAGGAGGTGCGTAGCCAGGGTGCGGAGGCCGTGGTCGTGTCCATGGGCGCCGACGGGCTGCTGGCCGTGACCGGGGAAGGGACATTCCGGGCGCGGATGCCGTACACCGTGGTGGGCAACCCGACCGGGGCCGGCGACGCCCTCGTCGCGGGACTGGCGATGGACGTGGGGCGGCCGTGGCCCGACCGGCTCAGGAGGGCCGCGGCGCTCGGCGCGGCGGCCGTGGCCGCGCCGGTGGCCGGCGCATTCGACCGTGACGTCTACGCCGCCATCCATCCACAGATCGTCATCACGTAA
- a CDS encoding glycerol-3-phosphate dehydrogenase/oxidase yields MTSGRSVARLGPAERAAALEDMAARELDVVVVGGGIVGAGIALDAATRGLDVALVEARDFASGTSSRSSKLIHGGLRYLEQLNFELVREALQERALLLQRIAPHLVRPVPFLFPMTHFGWERPYVGAGVALYDTLGFASGLSRGVPGHRHLSRSRALRLAPALKRAAFTGAVQYWDAQVDDARYVMTTLRTAATYGALVAPRSQVVGFLREGERVTGVRVRDLECGEELEARAQQVVNATGVWTDDIQELVGGRGQIHVRASKGIHLVVPRDRIHSLTGIILRTEKSVLFVIPWGRHWIIGTTDTEWTLDKVHPAASRADIDYLLDHVNAVLSVPLTRDDVEGVYAGLRPLLSGESDETSKLSREHVVAHPVPGLVMIAGGKYTTYRVMARDAVDAVAHGLDQRVPRSCTDRIALAGAEGYQALWNSRYRLAQSSSLHVARIEHLLQRYGSLIDEVLELIEGDPSLARPLTGADDYLRAEIVYAATHEGARHLNDVLTRRTHISIETFHRGQGVAQEAAELLAGPLGWDGEQVKREVEYYTKRVEAERRSQEQDSDQEADATRLGAPEIVPVVAPE; encoded by the coding sequence ATGACGTCGGGAAGGAGCGTGGCGCGGCTCGGGCCCGCGGAGCGCGCCGCGGCACTGGAGGACATGGCCGCGCGGGAGCTCGATGTGGTCGTGGTCGGCGGCGGTATCGTCGGCGCGGGGATCGCGCTCGACGCCGCGACCCGCGGCCTCGACGTCGCGCTGGTCGAGGCCAGGGACTTCGCTTCGGGCACCTCATCACGCTCCTCCAAGCTCATCCACGGCGGCCTGCGCTACCTGGAGCAGCTCAACTTCGAGCTCGTACGCGAGGCGCTCCAGGAACGCGCGCTCCTGCTGCAGCGGATCGCGCCTCACCTGGTCAGGCCGGTACCGTTCCTCTTCCCGATGACCCATTTCGGCTGGGAGCGCCCCTACGTGGGCGCCGGGGTGGCGCTCTACGACACGCTCGGATTCGCCTCCGGGCTCAGCCGCGGCGTCCCCGGCCATCGGCACCTGTCCAGGTCGCGTGCGCTGCGGCTGGCACCGGCGCTGAAGAGGGCCGCCTTCACCGGCGCCGTGCAGTACTGGGACGCCCAGGTGGACGACGCGCGTTACGTGATGACGACGCTGCGCACGGCGGCCACGTACGGCGCTCTGGTCGCGCCCCGGTCGCAGGTCGTGGGGTTCCTGCGGGAGGGGGAGCGGGTCACCGGCGTGCGGGTGCGGGACCTGGAGTGCGGCGAGGAGCTGGAGGCGCGCGCCCAGCAGGTGGTCAACGCCACCGGCGTCTGGACCGACGACATCCAGGAGCTGGTGGGCGGGCGGGGCCAGATCCACGTCCGCGCGTCCAAAGGCATCCACCTGGTCGTGCCGCGCGATCGGATCCACTCGCTGACCGGGATCATCCTGCGTACCGAGAAGTCGGTGTTGTTCGTGATCCCGTGGGGACGCCACTGGATCATCGGCACCACCGACACCGAGTGGACGCTGGACAAGGTCCACCCCGCGGCCTCTCGGGCGGACATCGACTACCTGCTCGACCATGTGAACGCCGTGCTGTCGGTCCCGCTGACCCGCGACGACGTCGAGGGCGTCTACGCCGGGCTGCGGCCGCTGCTGTCGGGCGAGTCCGACGAGACCTCCAAGCTGTCCCGAGAGCATGTGGTGGCGCACCCGGTGCCAGGGCTGGTGATGATCGCGGGAGGGAAATACACGACCTACCGGGTCATGGCGCGCGACGCCGTGGACGCCGTGGCGCACGGGCTCGACCAGCGGGTGCCGCGCTCGTGCACCGACCGCATCGCGCTCGCCGGCGCCGAGGGTTACCAGGCGCTGTGGAACTCCAGATATCGGCTCGCCCAGAGCTCGTCCCTGCACGTGGCCAGGATCGAGCACCTGCTCCAGCGCTACGGATCGCTGATCGATGAGGTGCTGGAGCTGATCGAGGGTGACCCGTCGCTGGCCAGGCCGCTGACCGGGGCCGACGACTACCTGCGTGCCGAGATCGTCTACGCCGCCACCCACGAGGGCGCCAGGCATCTCAACGACGTGCTGACCCGCCGTACGCACATCTCCATCGAGACCTTCCACCGCGGCCAGGGCGTGGCGCAGGAGGCGGCCGAGCTGCTGGCCGGGCCGCTCGGCTGGGACGGGGAACAGGTCAAGAGGGAGGTGGAGTACTACACCAAGCGCGTGGAGGCCGAGCGTCGCTCCCAGGAGCAGGACTCCGACCAGGAGGCCGACGCGACCAGGCTCGGCGCGCCCGAGATCGTCCCCGTGGTCGCACCGGAGTGA
- a CDS encoding phosphotransferase family protein, whose product MADLQHTHELVFDGDVVTKRYVDGKQGGAEREWRALTLLAEHAPGLAPEPIAFEAGAVSMTRIDGVSLRGLSVGDAQVAAMAETLDVLHAAVPPAVLETVPIRPWQRAAVRDWVRRRGAEWRSRDPLADRAVKEGLRWLESWTPGESGVTPVFGGGDGNLANFLWDGARVRRVDFEDSGRSDRVWELAEMAEHVSMWVEGEVDIVGRFELSRPEERLMRDYRKLHGMTWLFLLSHESPRNPPGTFRRQVERVLAILAA is encoded by the coding sequence GTGGCTGATCTTCAACATACGCACGAGCTGGTCTTCGACGGGGATGTCGTCACCAAACGGTATGTGGACGGCAAGCAGGGCGGGGCGGAGCGGGAATGGCGGGCGCTGACCCTGCTGGCCGAGCACGCTCCAGGGCTGGCACCGGAGCCGATCGCGTTCGAGGCCGGCGCGGTGTCGATGACGAGGATCGACGGGGTGTCGCTGCGTGGGCTGTCCGTGGGGGATGCCCAGGTCGCGGCCATGGCCGAGACGCTCGACGTGCTGCATGCGGCGGTGCCGCCTGCCGTGCTCGAGACCGTCCCGATACGCCCGTGGCAGCGTGCGGCGGTCCGCGACTGGGTCCGGCGGCGGGGCGCGGAGTGGCGGTCGCGGGATCCGCTGGCGGACCGGGCCGTGAAAGAGGGCCTGCGGTGGCTGGAGAGCTGGACTCCCGGCGAGTCCGGGGTGACACCGGTGTTCGGGGGCGGCGACGGCAACCTGGCGAACTTCCTGTGGGACGGCGCCCGCGTCCGCAGGGTCGATTTCGAGGACTCCGGACGCAGCGACCGGGTGTGGGAGCTGGCGGAGATGGCCGAGCACGTGTCCATGTGGGTGGAAGGCGAGGTGGACATCGTGGGGCGGTTCGAGCTGAGCCGGCCGGAGGAGCGGCTGATGCGCGACTACCGCAAACTGCACGGGATGACCTGGTTGTTCCTGCTGTCGCACGAGAGCCCTCGCAATCCGCCGGGGACCTTCCGGCGGCAGGTGGAGCGGGTGCTGGCAATATTGGCCGCATGA
- a CDS encoding beta-propeller domain-containing protein, with protein MKTLIRTAVTAAALVTVAAACTSSTGEAPVPPKKTALGAVRLVAYTSCDDMLAGLREKAAANVGPWGFGGVMPLTARAEDTAAITPNAKTAVPEHSTTNVHEAGVDEPDLVKTDGNRVITVTGGTLRVVDTATRKVTSTLKLTEGDERVFAPADLLLSGDRALVLFRGYDDIMFKVRSMLPLGDTRYVLVDLSGEPKVLSTVKPQGTYVDARMVGSTVRIVTRSQPEITLPQPKEDASEAERIKANQAAVRQAPIDAWLPKIEITDASGAVRKDAVRCERVSHPADYTGTSLLTVHTLDLAQGVTATGTDPISLAADGDIVYGTGTSLYVASNPRWWSFPMPIEDTPDAAPAEEPTPEEPKPTPTIPPEETEIHRFDVASPGPPSYVASGKVNGRLLNQYSMSEHDGHLRVATTLTSPDGKNSSSTVHVLKADTLAKSGEVGGLGEGERIYSVRFIGPIGYCVTFKQVDPLYTLDLRDPAAPKVTGELKITGYSAYLHPGGEGRLIGIGQEASEQGRTLGTQVSLFDVSDPASPRRLSQLFQKDSGSEAEWDPHAFLYWPKTGLSVIPLTQQTESGALVLKIDDSGVSKLGMIKHPVQESQDYQPGIQRSMVIGATIWTFSQEGIQVNDATTLASQAWIPLR; from the coding sequence ATGAAGACGCTGATCCGTACGGCCGTGACCGCCGCGGCACTCGTGACGGTGGCGGCCGCCTGCACCTCCTCCACGGGAGAGGCGCCGGTGCCCCCGAAGAAGACGGCCCTCGGGGCGGTTCGCCTGGTGGCCTACACCAGCTGCGACGACATGCTGGCGGGCCTGCGGGAGAAGGCGGCGGCGAACGTCGGCCCGTGGGGGTTCGGCGGCGTCATGCCGCTGACGGCGCGGGCGGAGGACACGGCGGCGATCACCCCCAACGCGAAGACGGCCGTCCCCGAGCACTCCACCACCAACGTGCACGAGGCCGGCGTGGACGAGCCCGACCTGGTCAAGACCGACGGCAACCGGGTGATCACGGTGACCGGCGGCACCCTGCGGGTCGTCGACACCGCCACGCGCAAGGTCACCTCGACGCTGAAGCTGACCGAAGGCGACGAGCGCGTCTTCGCCCCCGCCGACCTGCTGCTGTCGGGCGACCGCGCCCTGGTGTTGTTCCGCGGCTACGACGACATCATGTTCAAGGTGCGCTCGATGCTCCCGCTCGGCGACACCCGTTACGTGCTGGTCGACCTGTCCGGCGAACCGAAGGTCCTCAGCACGGTCAAACCCCAGGGCACCTACGTCGACGCCAGGATGGTCGGCTCCACGGTCAGGATCGTCACCCGCAGCCAGCCCGAGATCACGCTCCCGCAGCCCAAGGAGGACGCCTCGGAGGCCGAGCGCATCAAGGCGAACCAGGCCGCGGTGCGCCAGGCCCCGATCGACGCCTGGCTCCCGAAGATCGAGATCACGGACGCGTCGGGCGCCGTCAGGAAGGACGCGGTCCGATGCGAGCGGGTCAGCCACCCCGCCGACTACACCGGCACCTCGCTGCTGACCGTGCACACGCTCGACCTGGCGCAGGGCGTCACCGCGACGGGCACCGACCCGATCAGCCTCGCCGCCGACGGCGACATCGTGTACGGCACCGGCACGAGCCTGTACGTGGCCAGCAACCCGCGCTGGTGGTCGTTCCCGATGCCGATCGAGGACACCCCGGACGCCGCCCCGGCGGAGGAGCCCACCCCCGAAGAGCCGAAGCCGACCCCCACGATCCCGCCGGAGGAGACCGAGATCCACCGGTTCGACGTCGCTTCTCCTGGACCGCCCTCCTACGTGGCCTCCGGCAAGGTCAACGGCAGGCTGCTGAACCAATACTCGATGTCCGAGCACGACGGCCACCTCCGCGTCGCCACCACGCTCACCTCGCCTGACGGCAAGAACAGCTCCAGCACCGTCCACGTCCTGAAGGCCGACACCTTGGCCAAGAGCGGCGAGGTCGGCGGGCTCGGCGAGGGTGAGCGCATCTACTCGGTCAGGTTCATCGGGCCGATCGGCTACTGCGTCACGTTCAAGCAGGTAGACCCGCTCTACACGCTCGACCTGCGGGACCCGGCGGCCCCCAAGGTGACCGGCGAGCTGAAGATCACCGGCTACTCGGCATACCTGCACCCCGGCGGCGAGGGCCGGCTGATCGGCATCGGGCAGGAGGCGAGCGAGCAGGGCAGGACGCTCGGCACCCAGGTGTCGTTGTTCGACGTCAGCGACCCCGCCAGCCCGCGCCGGCTGTCGCAGCTGTTCCAGAAGGACTCAGGGTCGGAGGCCGAGTGGGATCCGCACGCGTTCCTGTACTGGCCGAAGACGGGCCTGTCGGTGATCCCGTTGACCCAGCAGACCGAGTCGGGGGCGCTCGTCCTCAAGATCGATGACTCGGGTGTGTCGAAGCTGGGCATGATCAAGCACCCCGTCCAGGAGAGCCAGGACTACCAGCCCGGCATCCAGCGCTCGATGGTCATCGGCGCGACGATCTGGACGTTCTCCCAGGAGGGCATCCAGGTCAACGACGCCACGACGCTCGCCTCACAAGCCTGGATCCCGCTTCGTTAA
- a CDS encoding class II fructose-bisphosphate aldolase gives MPLAAIGDIVRQSPAGVGAFNVIQLEHAGAIVAGAEALGLPVVLQISENCVRYHGALEPIALASLAVARRADVPVAVHLDHATDRALVEEAVKLGLGSVMYDASALPDEDNVRTTAEVAAWCHERGVWVEAELGEVGGKDGVHAPGARTKPHEAVGYVARTGVDALAVAVGTSHAMTSKDAVLDLELVAELRAAVPVPLVLHGSSGVPDDVLREAVRRGMKKINIATHLNKAFTGAVRDYLAHDERVVDPRKYVKAGRDAVAREVTHLLGVLTS, from the coding sequence ATGCCCCTCGCCGCCATCGGCGACATCGTCCGCCAGTCGCCCGCGGGGGTGGGCGCCTTCAACGTGATCCAACTGGAGCACGCCGGCGCCATCGTGGCCGGCGCCGAGGCGCTCGGCCTGCCGGTCGTCCTGCAGATCAGCGAGAACTGCGTGCGTTACCACGGCGCGCTGGAGCCGATCGCGCTGGCCTCGCTCGCAGTGGCCCGGCGAGCCGACGTGCCGGTCGCCGTCCACCTCGACCACGCCACCGACCGCGCGCTCGTCGAGGAGGCGGTGAAGCTGGGGCTCGGCTCGGTCATGTACGACGCCTCCGCGCTGCCCGACGAGGACAACGTCCGCACGACCGCCGAGGTGGCGGCCTGGTGCCACGAGCGGGGCGTGTGGGTGGAGGCCGAGCTCGGTGAGGTCGGCGGCAAGGACGGCGTGCACGCGCCCGGCGCCCGGACCAAGCCGCACGAGGCGGTCGGCTATGTGGCCAGGACCGGCGTGGACGCGCTGGCCGTGGCCGTGGGCACCTCGCACGCGATGACCAGCAAGGACGCGGTGCTGGACCTGGAGCTCGTCGCCGAGCTGCGGGCAGCCGTGCCGGTGCCGCTGGTGCTGCACGGCTCGTCGGGCGTGCCGGACGACGTGCTGCGCGAGGCCGTCCGGCGCGGCATGAAGAAGATCAACATTGCGACGCACCTGAACAAGGCGTTCACCGGCGCCGTACGCGACTACCTGGCCCACGACGAGCGCGTCGTCGACCCCCGCAAATACGTCAAGGCCGGCCGCGACGCGGTGGCGCGCGAGGTCACGCACCTGCTCGGCGTGCTCACGAGCTGA
- a CDS encoding S8 family peptidase, producing MRPLTPLLALLIGALALPLTPIPVSATAPDGTYIVQLNPAMRAPRGAAQDQVSQHGGQLIGVYEHAFKGYTARLSAAAAEQLKRNPNVLSVEPDAEVTAFPQTTPTGVRRIFGPDNPNLDIDGTDDVRIDVDVAVVDTGVDYTHPDLNVVARANCQAGVCLNNSGTDDNGHGSHVAGTVGAIDNAIGPVGVAPGARIHGVKVLNAAGSGTLSGIAAGINWVVARASTIEVINLSLGCNGCSSSAINTAITNAVNAGIVVVVAAGNSHANTSTFFPANHPDVVTVSALTDNDGLPGGAGGSTLSCRSETDQDDTSAFYSNYGATVEITAPGTCIYSTWRNGGYNTISGTSMASPHVAGAAGILTSGARKPTTRAGSLAVRSTLIATGNSNWTDDSGDGIKEPLLDVHDSTRYPPPA from the coding sequence ATGCGACCACTCACCCCCCTGCTCGCATTGCTCATCGGCGCTCTGGCGTTACCCCTGACGCCCATCCCCGTCTCTGCCACCGCACCGGACGGCACGTACATCGTCCAGCTCAACCCGGCGATGCGGGCGCCCCGCGGCGCCGCCCAGGACCAGGTGTCCCAGCACGGCGGCCAGCTCATCGGCGTCTACGAGCACGCCTTCAAGGGCTACACCGCCCGCCTGAGCGCGGCCGCCGCCGAGCAGCTCAAGCGCAACCCGAACGTGCTCAGCGTCGAGCCCGACGCCGAGGTCACCGCCTTCCCGCAGACCACGCCCACCGGCGTACGGCGGATCTTCGGCCCCGACAACCCGAACCTCGACATCGACGGCACCGACGACGTCCGCATCGACGTGGACGTGGCCGTCGTGGACACGGGTGTCGACTACACCCACCCCGACCTGAACGTGGTCGCACGGGCCAACTGCCAGGCCGGCGTCTGCCTCAACAACTCCGGCACCGACGACAACGGCCACGGCTCGCACGTCGCGGGCACCGTCGGCGCGATCGACAACGCGATCGGCCCGGTCGGCGTCGCGCCCGGCGCCCGCATCCACGGCGTGAAGGTGCTCAACGCCGCGGGCTCGGGCACCCTGTCCGGCATCGCCGCAGGCATCAACTGGGTGGTGGCCCGCGCCTCCACCATCGAGGTCATCAACCTGAGCCTGGGCTGCAACGGCTGTTCCAGCAGCGCGATCAACACCGCGATCACGAACGCGGTCAACGCCGGCATCGTGGTCGTCGTGGCCGCCGGCAACAGCCACGCGAACACCTCGACCTTCTTCCCCGCCAACCACCCCGACGTGGTCACCGTCTCGGCCCTGACCGACAACGACGGCCTGCCCGGCGGCGCCGGCGGCAGCACGCTGTCGTGCCGCAGCGAGACCGACCAGGACGACACCTCGGCGTTCTACTCCAACTACGGCGCCACCGTCGAGATCACCGCACCCGGCACCTGCATCTACTCGACGTGGCGGAACGGCGGCTACAACACGATCAGCGGCACCTCGATGGCCTCCCCGCACGTGGCGGGCGCGGCCGGCATCCTCACCTCGGGTGCCCGCAAGCCGACGACCAGGGCGGGCTCGCTGGCCGTCCGCAGCACGCTGATCGCCACGGGCAACTCCAACTGGACCGATGACTCGGGCGACGGCATCAAGGAGCCGCTGCTCGACGTGCACGACTCCACGCGCTACCCGCCCCCGGCGTAG
- the nagA gene encoding N-acetylglucosamine-6-phosphate deacetylase, which produces MSLTLADARIVTPEGVHEGWLTIEDGRITHVGHGSAPGPGLSLGGRHIVPGFVDIHNHGGAGGSFPTGEQDRARDAVALHRRHGTTTTMASLVTDSLDGLTQAAAALAELCDEGLLAGIHFEGPYIARSRCGAHDPTLLREPSTQEFAGLVKAGRGHVRMITIAAELPRALDMIRMAVAEGVIAAIGHSDADYDQTIIGIEAGASVATHLYNAMPPLGHRAPGPVAALLDDERVTVELINDGVHVHPAMLRLAYEVAGPGRTALVTDAMAATGLGDGDYALGSMQVRVDGGVARLVKSGSIAGSTLTMDVAFRRAVREVGMSLPDAVQVASLTPARVLGLSDRIGSIAVGKAADLVVLSDELEVAGVMKDGVWVTEPR; this is translated from the coding sequence ATGAGCCTTACTCTCGCCGACGCCAGGATCGTGACTCCCGAGGGAGTGCACGAGGGGTGGCTGACCATTGAAGACGGCCGCATCACGCACGTCGGCCACGGATCCGCGCCGGGGCCGGGCCTGAGCCTGGGCGGGCGGCACATCGTCCCCGGGTTCGTGGACATCCACAACCATGGCGGCGCGGGCGGCTCGTTCCCCACCGGCGAGCAGGACCGGGCCCGCGACGCGGTCGCGCTGCACCGGCGGCACGGCACCACGACGACCATGGCCAGCCTGGTCACCGACTCGCTCGACGGGCTGACCCAGGCCGCGGCGGCGCTGGCCGAGCTGTGCGACGAAGGGCTGCTGGCGGGCATCCACTTCGAGGGCCCCTACATCGCCAGGAGCCGCTGTGGGGCGCACGACCCGACGCTCCTGCGCGAGCCCTCGACGCAGGAGTTCGCGGGGCTGGTGAAGGCCGGGCGTGGGCACGTACGCATGATCACCATCGCGGCCGAGCTGCCCCGCGCGCTCGACATGATCCGCATGGCCGTGGCCGAAGGCGTGATCGCGGCCATCGGGCACAGCGACGCCGACTACGACCAGACGATCATCGGCATCGAGGCGGGCGCGAGCGTGGCCACGCACCTCTACAACGCCATGCCGCCGCTCGGACACCGCGCCCCGGGGCCCGTGGCGGCGCTGCTCGACGACGAGCGCGTGACGGTCGAGCTGATCAACGACGGGGTGCACGTGCACCCGGCCATGTTGCGGCTGGCGTACGAGGTGGCAGGGCCCGGCAGGACCGCGCTGGTCACGGACGCGATGGCGGCCACCGGGCTGGGCGACGGCGACTACGCTCTCGGCTCCATGCAGGTACGCGTGGACGGCGGTGTGGCCCGGCTCGTCAAGAGCGGCTCCATCGCGGGCTCCACGCTGACCATGGACGTCGCCTTCCGGCGCGCCGTACGGGAAGTGGGCATGTCGCTGCCCGACGCCGTCCAGGTCGCCTCGCTGACGCCGGCGCGGGTGCTGGGGCTGTCCGACAGGATCGGCTCGATCGCCGTCGGCAAGGCGGCCGACCTCGTGGTGCTCTCCGATGAGCTGGAGGTGGCCGGGGTGATGAAGGACGGCGTCTGGGTCACGGAGCCCCGATGA
- a CDS encoding GNAT family N-acetyltransferase — protein sequence MRLAGPEDRAGVEQLVHAAYEPWIEVVGMRPVPMEADYGALIEAGRVHVTDDLQGLIVLVPEDGVLLVDNVAVRPESHGKGIGRGLLAYAEEEARRLGLPALRLYTNVKMASNIALYTSLGYVETGREGVKGRSAVMMRKELSS from the coding sequence ATGAGACTTGCCGGGCCCGAGGACAGAGCCGGCGTGGAGCAGCTGGTCCACGCCGCCTACGAGCCGTGGATCGAGGTCGTCGGCATGCGGCCGGTCCCGATGGAGGCCGACTACGGCGCGCTCATCGAGGCCGGGCGGGTGCACGTCACCGACGACCTCCAAGGGCTGATCGTGCTCGTGCCCGAGGACGGGGTCCTGCTGGTCGACAATGTCGCCGTACGGCCCGAGAGCCACGGCAAGGGCATCGGGCGGGGGCTGCTGGCGTACGCCGAGGAGGAGGCGCGCCGGCTGGGGCTGCCCGCGCTGCGCCTCTACACGAACGTCAAGATGGCCTCCAACATCGCCTTGTACACGTCGCTGGGCTACGTCGAGACCGGAAGGGAAGGGGTCAAGGGCCGCTCCGCCGTGATGATGCGGAAGGAGCTCAGCTCGTGA
- a CDS encoding DeoR/GlpR family DNA-binding transcription regulator produces MSRYDRWNAILELLAQEGRLSVEEAAEALDVSTATIRRDFDQLAQQQMLMRTRGGAVAQSVSYDLPLRYKTARHADEKHRIASAAAELVTPGAVVGLNGGTTTSELARTLATLSTLESGFTIVTNALNIAAELTVRRHVKIVVTGGVARQQSYELIGPLASGVLEQVTLDVAFLGVDGLDVELGASAHHEGEASVNHLMISRAAQVVVVADSSKIGKRAFSRICPINQIDTLVTDSQLSDALAGQLSDAGVKVVRA; encoded by the coding sequence GTGTCCCGCTACGACCGCTGGAACGCCATCCTCGAGCTGCTGGCCCAGGAGGGCAGGCTGTCGGTCGAGGAGGCCGCCGAGGCGCTCGACGTCTCCACCGCGACGATCAGGCGGGACTTCGACCAGCTGGCCCAGCAGCAGATGCTCATGCGCACGCGGGGCGGGGCGGTCGCGCAGAGCGTGAGCTACGACCTGCCGCTGCGCTACAAGACGGCCAGGCACGCCGACGAGAAGCACCGCATCGCGAGCGCGGCGGCCGAGCTGGTCACGCCGGGGGCCGTGGTGGGGCTCAATGGCGGCACGACCACCTCCGAGCTGGCGCGCACCCTCGCCACGCTGTCCACGCTGGAGAGCGGCTTCACGATCGTCACGAACGCGCTCAACATCGCCGCGGAGCTCACCGTACGCCGGCACGTCAAGATCGTGGTGACGGGCGGCGTGGCCAGACAGCAGTCGTACGAGCTCATCGGGCCGCTGGCGTCCGGCGTGCTGGAGCAGGTGACGCTGGACGTGGCCTTCCTCGGCGTGGACGGGCTCGACGTCGAGCTGGGCGCGTCGGCGCACCACGAGGGCGAGGCCAGCGTCAACCACCTGATGATCAGCCGGGCCGCCCAGGTGGTCGTGGTGGCCGACTCCTCGAAGATCGGTAAACGGGCGTTCTCTCGCATCTGCCCCATCAATCAGATCGACACGCTCGTCACCGACTCGCAGCTGTCTGACGCCCTCGCCGGGCAGCTCTCCGACGCCGGCGTCAAGGTCGTACGCGCCTGA